One Frankia alni ACN14a DNA window includes the following coding sequences:
- a CDS encoding efflux RND transporter periplasmic adaptor subunit has product MATGTAVATGTAAGTDAASACSALLSTVLTDQQLVSADQGAVTQDEATLGDAIEALVALAPTSGSSAATPSAGGSTATGANPGGPAAGTATASGAGGASGAGGVSGGGEGAAGGTGGAGGARSAHSGGTGGSGGAGGSGGAGGSGGAGGGSGAGRSNGAASSARGGAQGAPASPAQIAADQAAVDAAQAALVQAKDDLVQTTLVSPLAGTVGAVGLTVGESVQAASTASAGSGITVIGAGTSYAVETSVADSDLAKVHVGQAASAIVDGSATALTGTVVGIGLLPTSSLTSGSNGGGSGASSSVSYPVTISLNRASQRIFSGSDADVSIVIAQAANATAVPSSALRSLGQIQTVTVVRGGKATTTIVGVGAAGTTLTQITSGVKVGDRVVLADLSTPLPSAGTTTGRGGGLGGALGGGGLGGGGLGAGGLGGGRTGGFGGNRAG; this is encoded by the coding sequence GTGGCCACGGGGACGGCGGTGGCCACGGGGACGGCGGCGGGCACAGATGCCGCATCCGCCTGCTCGGCGCTGCTGAGCACCGTGCTTACCGACCAGCAGCTCGTGTCGGCCGACCAGGGGGCGGTGACCCAGGACGAGGCGACGCTCGGTGACGCGATCGAGGCCCTCGTCGCCCTCGCGCCCACCTCCGGTTCCTCCGCGGCGACCCCGTCCGCAGGGGGATCGACCGCCACGGGCGCGAACCCCGGCGGGCCGGCCGCGGGGACGGCGACCGCGAGTGGTGCAGGCGGCGCGAGTGGTGCAGGCGGCGTGAGTGGCGGTGGCGAAGGAGCTGCGGGTGGTACCGGGGGCGCAGGCGGCGCTCGGTCGGCTCATTCCGGTGGCACCGGCGGTTCCGGAGGCGCCGGCGGTTCCGGGGGCGCCGGCGGTTCCGGAGGCGCCGGCGGCGGATCCGGAGCGGGGCGCTCCAACGGGGCGGCGTCCTCGGCGCGCGGCGGTGCCCAGGGCGCGCCGGCCTCCCCGGCACAGATCGCTGCCGACCAGGCCGCAGTGGACGCGGCGCAGGCCGCACTGGTCCAGGCGAAGGACGACCTGGTCCAGACCACTCTGGTCAGTCCGCTGGCGGGCACGGTCGGGGCGGTGGGCCTCACCGTCGGCGAGTCCGTCCAGGCCGCCTCGACGGCCTCCGCGGGCTCCGGGATCACCGTGATCGGCGCCGGGACCTCCTACGCGGTCGAGACGTCCGTGGCCGACTCCGACCTGGCGAAGGTGCACGTCGGTCAGGCCGCGTCGGCGATCGTGGACGGCTCGGCCACGGCGCTGACCGGCACGGTCGTCGGCATCGGGCTGCTGCCGACGTCCTCGCTGACGAGCGGCTCGAACGGCGGCGGCTCGGGGGCGTCGAGTTCGGTGAGCTATCCGGTGACGATCTCGCTCAACCGGGCGAGCCAGCGGATCTTCTCCGGTTCGGACGCCGACGTCTCCATCGTGATCGCTCAGGCGGCGAACGCGACCGCGGTGCCCAGTTCGGCCCTGCGATCCCTGGGCCAGATACAGACCGTGACGGTGGTGCGCGGTGGTAAGGCGACGACCACGATCGTCGGCGTCGGGGCGGCCGGAACGACCCTGACGCAGATCACCTCGGGGGTGAAGGTCGGCGATCGGGTGGTGCTCGCCGACCTGTCGACCCCGTTGCCCAGCGCCGGCACCACGACCGGCCGCGGTGGCGGCCTCGGTGGTGCGCTCGGAGGCGGCGGCCTCGGCGGAGGCGGGCTCGGTGCAGGCGGTCTGGGCGGTGGCCGGACCGGGGGCTTCGGTGGCAACCGGGCAGGCTGA
- a CDS encoding ABC transporter permease has translation MSWAEIVRTGLEAVRSHRLRSGLTMLGILIGVAAVILTVGLGEGAQDKVRGQINALGSNLLIVAPGSTTTNGVRGGFGSASTLTRADADALRSTVVAPDIRAVAPTTSRSAALAAGSASWTASVVGTTPDWLSVRARAIGTGRFISGQDVADHAAVTVLAATTAEELFGARDPVGQAVTVSGVPMTVIGTLTAAGSSANTNEDDQAIVPITTAADRITGGVSRNAVQDIYLEATSGHTLSAAYQEADYELLARHRITTPTAADFSITSQQSILSTATSVDRTLTVLLAGVAGISLLVGGIGVMNIMLVSVTERIREIGLRKALGASPRVIRRQFLVEASVLGLAGGLLGTALGLAGAAILPHLISDPISISPTATVGSIVIAVAIGVAFGVYPATRAARLAPIEALRSD, from the coding sequence GTGAGCTGGGCGGAAATCGTGCGGACCGGGCTCGAGGCGGTCCGCTCGCACCGGCTGCGGTCCGGGCTGACGATGCTCGGCATCCTCATCGGCGTCGCCGCGGTCATCCTCACCGTCGGGCTCGGCGAGGGGGCGCAGGACAAGGTACGGGGCCAGATCAACGCGCTCGGCAGCAACCTGCTGATCGTCGCCCCCGGCAGCACGACGACGAACGGGGTACGCGGCGGCTTCGGCAGCGCGTCGACCCTCACCCGGGCCGACGCCGACGCCCTGAGGTCCACGGTCGTGGCCCCCGACATCAGGGCGGTCGCACCGACGACCTCCCGGTCCGCGGCGCTGGCCGCCGGCAGTGCCTCGTGGACGGCCTCGGTCGTCGGCACCACGCCCGACTGGCTGTCGGTGCGCGCCCGCGCGATCGGCACGGGGAGGTTCATCAGCGGCCAGGACGTCGCCGACCACGCCGCCGTGACGGTGCTGGCCGCGACCACCGCCGAGGAGCTGTTCGGCGCGCGCGACCCGGTCGGGCAGGCCGTCACCGTGTCGGGGGTGCCGATGACGGTCATCGGCACCCTGACCGCCGCCGGCTCGTCCGCGAACACCAACGAGGACGACCAGGCCATCGTGCCGATCACGACCGCCGCCGACCGGATCACCGGGGGCGTGAGCCGGAACGCCGTCCAGGACATCTACCTGGAGGCGACCTCCGGCCACACCCTGTCGGCCGCCTACCAGGAGGCCGACTACGAGCTGCTGGCCCGGCATCGGATCACGACGCCCACGGCGGCCGACTTCTCCATCACCAGCCAGCAGTCGATCCTGTCCACCGCGACCTCGGTCGACCGGACCCTGACGGTGCTGCTCGCCGGCGTCGCCGGGATCTCCCTGCTGGTCGGGGGCATCGGCGTCATGAACATCATGCTCGTCTCGGTGACCGAACGGATCCGTGAGATCGGCCTGCGCAAGGCGCTCGGCGCCTCCCCACGGGTGATCCGGCGGCAGTTCCTCGTCGAGGCGTCCGTGCTGGGTCTCGCCGGCGGCCTGCTCGGCACCGCGCTCGGCCTCGCCGGGGCCGCCATCCTGCCGCACCTGATCTCCGATCCGATCTCGATCTCCCCGACCGCCACCGTCGGCTCGATCGTCATCGCGGTCGCGATCGGGGTGGCGTTCGGCGTGTACCCGGCGACCCGGGCGGCCCGGCTCGCGCCGATCGAGGCGCTGCGCAGTGACTGA